The following coding sequences lie in one Deltaproteobacteria bacterium genomic window:
- a CDS encoding aldehyde dehydrogenase — protein sequence MAKILIRNEWQESLSRRSRPVTNPSTLEKIDEVPEGNAEDVDHAVRAAREAQINWKMVTGLEKADLLHHVARKIREDRREIAKLLTLEAGKPLIESLDCVEWVAACFDYYAEIGRHERGSSLPPVGRHQVNFTIKEPYGVVACIVPFNFPLLLMSWKVAPAIAAGNCVVIKPPEVAPLSTLRLAKSFEDLPPGVINIVTGSGEEAGEALVRHPDVNMIAFTGSNNIGKRIMRLAADHIKKINLELGGIDPLIVFEDADLDVAVPGTAWARFLNAGQVCTSSKRIYVVEKVADEFIHRLVEHTKTLRVGNPIDPETDIGPMISEEQLKRVERQVAEGIKQGGKLLYGGKRVPGQNGWFYLPTVITDVQPDNLLFTEEVFGPVAAIARVKDAEEAIRLANDSPYGLGASIYTKSLETAMKAMEEIKAGSFWINDPLSDNDAGPFGGMRQSGLGRELGTEGLDAFRETKHVHLDYMMEKKDYWFPYKDRPIH from the coding sequence ATGGCGAAGATCCTGATCCGAAATGAATGGCAGGAGAGTCTCTCCAGAAGAAGCCGCCCCGTTACTAATCCCTCAACACTGGAGAAGATCGACGAGGTTCCGGAGGGGAATGCCGAGGATGTCGATCATGCCGTTCGCGCTGCCCGGGAGGCCCAAATCAACTGGAAAATGGTGACCGGTCTGGAGAAGGCTGACCTTCTCCACCATGTCGCCCGAAAAATCCGGGAGGACAGGAGGGAGATCGCCAAGCTCCTTACCCTGGAGGCCGGAAAGCCTCTGATTGAAAGTCTCGATTGCGTCGAGTGGGTCGCCGCCTGCTTTGATTATTACGCTGAGATCGGACGTCACGAGCGTGGCTCTTCGCTTCCCCCCGTAGGACGACATCAGGTCAATTTTACGATCAAGGAGCCGTATGGCGTCGTCGCCTGCATTGTTCCGTTCAATTTTCCGCTTCTCCTCATGAGCTGGAAGGTGGCACCCGCAATCGCAGCCGGGAATTGCGTTGTTATCAAACCACCGGAAGTCGCCCCGCTCTCCACCCTCCGTCTCGCCAAATCGTTCGAGGATCTCCCTCCGGGTGTCATCAATATTGTAACCGGAAGCGGTGAAGAGGCCGGTGAGGCGCTCGTTCGTCACCCCGATGTCAACATGATCGCCTTCACCGGCTCCAATAACATTGGGAAGAGAATCATGCGACTGGCGGCCGACCATATAAAGAAAATCAATCTCGAACTGGGGGGAATCGATCCTCTCATCGTTTTTGAAGATGCCGATCTCGATGTTGCCGTACCGGGGACGGCCTGGGCACGCTTTCTCAATGCCGGGCAGGTCTGTACCTCTTCCAAGAGGATTTATGTCGTTGAAAAAGTGGCCGATGAATTTATCCACCGCCTTGTCGAACATACAAAAACACTGCGCGTCGGCAATCCGATCGATCCGGAGACAGATATCGGCCCGATGATCTCCGAGGAGCAACTTAAAAGGGTGGAGAGGCAGGTGGCTGAAGGGATCAAACAGGGGGGAAAACTCCTTTACGGTGGAAAACGAGTTCCGGGTCAGAACGGATGGTTTTATCTGCCAACCGTTATTACTGACGTGCAACCAGACAACCTTCTCTTCACGGAGGAGGTCTTTGGTCCGGTTGCCGCAATCGCACGCGTCAAAGATGCAGAGGAGGCAATCCGTCTGGCGAATGATTCCCCGTACGGATTGGGGGCGAGTATTTACACGAAGAGCCTGGAGACGGCGATGAAGGCGATGGAGGAGATCAAGGCGGGGAGTTTCTGGATCAACGATCCGCTCTCGGACAACGATGCCGGTCCTTTTGGCGGGATGCGACAGAGCGGTCTTGGCCGGGAGCTCGGTACAGAAGGGCTCGATGCGTTCCGGGAGACGAAGCATGTGCACCTAGATTACATGATGGAAAAGAAGGATTACTGGTTCCCATATAAAGATAGACCTATTCATTAA
- a CDS encoding DMT family transporter — translation MPPTLAAMFFWGLGQGLVKKYIEDVSPAKFCLYYIIARSIVMGCFYLYSLAKGEVPPLFIPEARGFIIYGLVTYLLDGIAWVLYYESIISGPITIVGTLSAAYPALTVVMARIFLNEQVTTYQLIGVIMVIVSCIGLSVPHKEAITEKVKHGRWIPLAVSALLVWGISATISKYAYLQAGSDEANMCLLSITGGMLTLGLYGILRGKKEVKDLSIALTPGQWKRAAVPMAVMGTGDLGVLIATKTGPISIVTPISASYPVVTLGFAWLALKERITGLQWIFVVTIIIGVFLTSVI, via the coding sequence ATGCCGCCGACGCTTGCAGCGATGTTTTTTTGGGGATTGGGGCAGGGGCTTGTCAAAAAGTATATTGAGGATGTCTCACCTGCCAAGTTCTGCCTCTATTATATAATTGCCCGGTCGATCGTGATGGGTTGCTTCTATCTTTATTCCCTTGCGAAGGGAGAGGTGCCTCCTCTTTTTATTCCGGAGGCACGTGGCTTTATCATCTATGGGCTCGTGACCTATCTTCTCGACGGAATCGCCTGGGTCTTGTATTACGAGTCGATTATTTCAGGACCGATCACCATCGTCGGGACCCTTTCAGCCGCCTATCCCGCCTTGACCGTTGTGATGGCGAGGATTTTTTTAAACGAGCAGGTGACGACGTACCAACTGATCGGTGTGATTATGGTGATCGTGAGTTGCATCGGTCTTTCAGTCCCTCACAAGGAGGCGATTACGGAGAAGGTGAAGCATGGTCGTTGGATCCCACTCGCCGTTTCAGCACTACTGGTCTGGGGCATCTCAGCAACAATCAGCAAGTATGCCTATCTCCAGGCTGGATCGGATGAGGCTAATATGTGTTTGCTAAGCATCACCGGTGGCATGTTGACACTAGGTCTCTACGGCATCCTTCGAGGGAAAAAGGAGGTAAAGGATCTTTCAATCGCCTTGACCCCTGGGCAATGGAAACGGGCCGCCGTTCCAATGGCGGTGATGGGAACCGGTGATCTCGGGGTCTTGATCGCAACAAAAACTGGCCCGATCTCGATCGTCACACCGATTAGCGCCTCGTATCCGGTCGTCACACTTGGATTTGCGTGGCTCGCCCTCAAAGAGAGAATCACTGGACTACAGTGGATTTTTGTCGTTACCATTATCATTGGAGTTTTTCTAACCTCAGTCATATGA
- a CDS encoding saccharopine dehydrogenase NADP-binding domain-containing protein, producing MKYIVLGGAGAMGRITVRDLFETDPKAEILIADYNQEAAEQLASSFRSPRIKACFANVKDHDSLIQLLKGSFVVINSTQYQFNLNVMEAALSAGVHYVDLGGLFHMTRKQLELHDRFKNANLLALLGMGAAPGVTNIMAAHAASQMEEVREIHCRLGAVDLTRYTQTSPLSVSYSLKTILDEFSFKPAFFSKGRFCFVEPMSGANSHRFPPPVGIQRPMHTIHSEVATLPLTYKKKGVREVSFKIAFDDDFTNKVRFLRDLGIASEQPVEIGGGKVVPRDLLLQLVSVLPKEKTNGSLKQYEVVRSVVKGRKKGKKVTMVVDCHAVGMPEWGIGLDIDTGAPPSIAAQMLVRGEINGCGVLPPETVVPSDIFFKALKRRKMMVKSRQISGWDFAV from the coding sequence ATGAAATATATCGTTTTAGGTGGTGCAGGTGCGATGGGTCGGATCACCGTGAGGGATCTCTTCGAGACCGATCCAAAGGCGGAGATCCTGATTGCCGATTACAATCAGGAGGCGGCGGAACAACTGGCCTCTTCCTTCCGGTCGCCTCGCATCAAGGCCTGTTTTGCCAACGTAAAAGATCATGATTCCCTTATACAGCTCCTTAAAGGTTCTTTTGTTGTGATCAATTCAACCCAATACCAATTCAATCTCAATGTGATGGAGGCGGCGCTTTCTGCGGGTGTTCATTATGTCGATCTTGGGGGTCTCTTTCATATGACCCGAAAACAGCTTGAGCTGCATGACCGTTTCAAGAACGCCAACCTGTTGGCACTGCTCGGCATGGGGGCGGCCCCCGGTGTCACCAATATCATGGCGGCCCATGCCGCCTCCCAGATGGAGGAGGTGCGTGAGATTCATTGCCGGCTAGGGGCAGTCGACCTGACACGGTATACACAGACCTCACCACTCTCCGTCTCCTATTCGTTGAAGACGATCCTTGACGAGTTTTCGTTTAAGCCGGCGTTTTTTAGTAAGGGGCGATTCTGTTTTGTAGAACCGATGTCCGGGGCGAACTCCCATCGTTTTCCGCCGCCTGTTGGGATTCAAAGGCCGATGCATACGATTCATTCGGAGGTGGCGACACTGCCGCTGACCTATAAAAAGAAGGGGGTGCGTGAGGTCAGCTTCAAGATTGCGTTTGACGACGATTTCACAAACAAGGTCCGTTTCTTGCGGGATCTTGGTATCGCCTCGGAACAGCCAGTGGAGATCGGTGGTGGAAAGGTGGTGCCGCGAGACCTGCTCCTTCAACTGGTTTCCGTCTTGCCGAAAGAGAAGACGAATGGCTCCCTGAAACAGTACGAGGTGGTCCGGTCGGTTGTGAAGGGACGGAAGAAAGGGAAGAAGGTGACAATGGTTGTTGATTGTCATGCGGTCGGAATGCCGGAGTGGGGGATTGGGTTGGATATTGATACAGGGGCTCCTCCATCGATTGCTGCGCAGATGTTGGTAAGGGGAGAAATCAATGGTTGTGGTGTACTGCCACCCGAAACGGTTGTTCCGTCCGATATTTTCTTCAAGGCGCTCAAGCGTCGAAAAATGATGGTGAAGAGCCGGCAGATTTCGGGCTGGGATTTTGCCGTCTGA
- a CDS encoding sodium-dependent transporter: MSRESWGSRIGVILAVAGSAIGLGNFLRFPVQCAQNGGGAFMIPYFIAFFFLGIPLCWAEWAMGRMGGAHGHGSTPGMFHVLWKNPLSKHFGSLGLIITFGVCVYYIYLEAWTLGYAWFEMTGRFSGIATREEMGTFLTSFQGLKSSSYFDGMGTVYSFFLLSFAVNVYVLWYGIRGGIEKLCNIGLPLLFIMALVLVIRVFTLDSPDPMHPENSVVSGLGFVWNPDFSQLRNAKIWLAAAGQIFFTLSVGFGCIQTYASYLDRKKDVTLNGLTAAISNEVAEVVCGGSIAIPIAVAFFGIVAATEIAHGGSFNLGFQAMPLIFEKIPLGRFFGTLWFFLLFIAAITSSVSMVQPVVAFFQDEFGWSRKKAVVVMSTAWFLCAQPVIFFLGHGYLDEMDFWLGTLGVVVFALIETIVFIWIYGPNKAWEEINAGGDLKLPRFFLFVLKYVTPLYLIFILISWGKQDGIRILFMEGVSGEDIPYIMTSRIMMFMMFVVINALISVAFRRRARREREKVA; the protein is encoded by the coding sequence ATGTCGCGTGAATCTTGGGGATCACGAATCGGAGTTATTCTTGCTGTCGCCGGCAGCGCAATCGGTCTTGGCAATTTTTTAAGATTTCCCGTTCAATGTGCACAAAACGGTGGTGGGGCGTTTATGATCCCCTACTTCATTGCCTTCTTCTTTCTGGGGATTCCTCTCTGTTGGGCCGAATGGGCGATGGGGCGGATGGGCGGGGCCCATGGACACGGTTCAACCCCAGGGATGTTTCATGTCCTTTGGAAAAATCCACTCTCCAAACATTTTGGATCACTGGGGCTTATCATCACCTTTGGGGTCTGCGTCTACTACATCTATCTGGAGGCCTGGACACTCGGATATGCCTGGTTTGAAATGACGGGCCGCTTTTCCGGCATTGCCACTCGTGAAGAGATGGGTACCTTTCTCACCAGTTTTCAGGGGCTCAAATCTTCCTCCTATTTTGATGGGATGGGGACCGTCTATTCCTTCTTCCTCCTCTCTTTTGCCGTCAATGTTTATGTCCTGTGGTATGGAATTCGAGGCGGGATTGAGAAGCTCTGCAACATAGGCCTTCCACTTCTCTTTATCATGGCCTTGGTCCTCGTCATCCGGGTCTTCACGCTCGATTCGCCTGATCCGATGCATCCGGAAAACTCGGTGGTCAGCGGTCTCGGTTTTGTTTGGAACCCTGATTTTTCCCAGCTCAGGAATGCCAAGATCTGGCTCGCTGCTGCTGGTCAGATCTTTTTTACCCTTTCTGTCGGGTTCGGTTGTATCCAGACGTATGCGAGCTATCTGGATCGTAAAAAGGATGTTACATTGAATGGATTGACGGCGGCGATCTCTAATGAGGTCGCTGAAGTTGTTTGTGGAGGATCGATTGCGATCCCGATTGCCGTTGCCTTCTTTGGTATTGTCGCAGCAACAGAAATCGCCCATGGAGGCTCTTTCAATCTTGGGTTCCAGGCCATGCCTCTTATCTTTGAAAAAATTCCGCTCGGCCGTTTCTTTGGCACCCTCTGGTTTTTTCTCCTCTTCATTGCGGCGATCACCTCTTCTGTCTCGATGGTCCAGCCCGTGGTCGCTTTCTTTCAGGATGAGTTTGGATGGAGCCGAAAAAAAGCCGTTGTCGTGATGAGCACCGCCTGGTTTCTTTGCGCCCAACCGGTGATCTTCTTTCTAGGGCATGGTTATCTCGACGAGATGGATTTCTGGCTGGGGACGCTCGGGGTGGTCGTCTTTGCCTTGATCGAGACGATTGTCTTTATATGGATCTACGGACCGAACAAGGCCTGGGAGGAGATCAATGCGGGGGGGGATCTCAAACTGCCCCGTTTCTTTCTCTTTGTCCTTAAGTATGTGACACCGCTTTATCTTATCTTCATCCTGATCTCTTGGGGCAAACAGGATGGAATTCGTATCCTCTTTATGGAGGGGGTTTCGGGGGAAGATATCCCCTACATCATGACTTCACGGATCATGATGTTTATGATGTTCGTCGTTATTAATGCACTAATCTCCGTCGCCTTCCGTCGGAGGGCACGACGAGAGAGGGAGAAGGTCGCATGA
- the yacG gene encoding DNA gyrase inhibitor YacG, whose protein sequence is MKRTCPICNVEIVWTGNLWRPFCSSRCRLIDLGKWIRGDYFIPDKSISRESPPEEVEEKESSFLTNSSSSEPLNNRKQPSPTRRSKK, encoded by the coding sequence ATGAAGCGCACCTGCCCCATCTGCAATGTCGAAATAGTCTGGACAGGAAACCTCTGGCGCCCTTTTTGTTCCTCTCGCTGCAGGTTGATTGATCTGGGGAAATGGATTCGTGGCGACTACTTCATCCCGGACAAATCTATCTCCAGGGAATCGCCCCCAGAAGAAGTTGAGGAGAAAGAATCCAGTTTTCTTACGAATTCCTCTTCTTCAGAACCTTTGAATAACAGGAAACAGCCGTCCCCAACAAGGCGATCCAAGAAATAA
- a CDS encoding DEAD/DEAH box helicase family protein, with product MAHGLHGTSLYRIKPSIMETDIEEKLRAALAECERLRADNRLLRQKLGTESQEPLKTVAVPTETSNLSADQKITLFRSLFRGREDVYALRWEGKDGKKGYSPACSHDWDCPLCSHDRSKRSRCENRKFLPLTDQAIRDHLSGKQTIGLYPLLVDETCWFLAADFDKENWLEDAKAFLRVCQKQEVDGILERSRSGKGGHVWIFFETPIAASLARRLGSFLLTKAMEKRHQIGLNSYDRLFPNQDTMPKGGFGNLIALPLQREPRSCGNSAFIDENGNLHEDQWSVLSQVHKLAQGKIQKILAAVDFHSDVGDIPMVSDDEEQEGVKPWDTPKEKTRKRKIKGPFPEKVNVVSANMIFVEKHGLPSAMLNRILRLAAFQNPEFYRAQAMRLSTFGKPRIIYCGEDFSDHVAVPRGCLNEVVELMREHGMTPQIRSECFSGRPIKVSFKGELRELQKEAAKELAKHNIGVLSATTAFGKTVVAAWMIVSRKTNTLILVHRKQLMDQWRERLSMFLGLPPKSIGVIGGGRSKATGIVDIATIQTLHREGEVKPVVADYGHLIVDECHHVSAFSVEQVLKNAKAKYVLGLTATPIRKDGHHPIITMQCGPIRYKVTAKQQRELTAFEHVVTPRYTPFQLPTTDQQLSIQEIYSALIQNEQRNDLIFDDLMKALEAGRSPLILTERTEHLEEIERRLKGFVKNVFVLRGGMGRKQRELLMTEMAKLPDTEERVILSTGRYIGEGFDDSRLDTLFLVIPISWKGTLQQYVGRLHRSHEGKNVVQVYDYVDQDVPMLRRMFLRRVRGYRAIGYSLQEDQPTQKEEEPVRYVVGDEAAY from the coding sequence ATGGCTCATGGACTTCACGGGACATCCTTGTATAGGATCAAACCTTCCATCATGGAGACCGATATAGAAGAAAAATTAAGGGCGGCGCTGGCAGAGTGCGAGCGGCTCCGGGCCGATAACAGGTTATTACGCCAAAAATTGGGAACGGAGTCGCAGGAACCGCTCAAGACTGTGGCAGTTCCTACGGAAACCTCCAACTTATCGGCCGATCAAAAAATTACCTTGTTCCGATCACTTTTTCGGGGACGGGAGGATGTCTATGCCCTTCGTTGGGAAGGGAAGGATGGCAAGAAAGGCTATTCACCCGCCTGTTCCCATGATTGGGATTGTCCGTTGTGCTCCCATGATCGGAGCAAGCGTTCCCGGTGCGAGAATCGAAAATTCCTTCCGCTGACGGATCAGGCGATCCGCGATCATCTCTCCGGAAAACAAACCATCGGATTGTACCCCCTTCTTGTTGATGAAACTTGTTGGTTCCTCGCGGCCGACTTTGACAAGGAAAACTGGCTGGAAGATGCGAAGGCTTTTCTAAGAGTATGCCAGAAGCAGGAAGTAGATGGCATCTTGGAACGGTCTCGGTCCGGAAAGGGTGGTCACGTTTGGATCTTTTTTGAAACGCCGATCGCCGCCTCTCTTGCCAGAAGGCTCGGCAGTTTTCTACTGACCAAGGCGATGGAGAAACGTCATCAAATAGGACTCAATTCCTATGACCGACTCTTTCCCAATCAGGATACAATGCCCAAGGGTGGATTTGGTAACCTGATCGCACTACCACTCCAACGAGAACCGAGGAGTTGTGGCAACAGTGCCTTCATCGACGAGAATGGAAATTTGCATGAGGATCAGTGGAGCGTCCTCTCCCAGGTACATAAACTTGCCCAAGGCAAAATCCAGAAGATTCTTGCCGCCGTCGATTTTCACTCTGATGTGGGAGACATCCCAATGGTGAGCGATGATGAGGAACAGGAGGGAGTTAAACCTTGGGACACTCCCAAAGAAAAAACGAGAAAGAGAAAAATCAAGGGACCGTTTCCTGAAAAGGTGAATGTCGTCTCTGCCAATATGATCTTTGTTGAAAAGCATGGACTGCCGTCGGCCATGCTCAATCGAATCTTGAGGCTGGCGGCCTTTCAGAATCCGGAATTCTACCGAGCACAGGCGATGCGGCTTTCCACATTTGGCAAGCCGCGTATCATCTATTGCGGAGAAGATTTTTCGGATCATGTTGCCGTTCCCCGTGGTTGTCTGAACGAGGTCGTCGAATTGATGAGAGAACATGGAATGACTCCTCAAATCAGAAGCGAATGCTTTTCCGGGCGGCCTATTAAGGTTTCTTTCAAAGGTGAATTGAGAGAGCTTCAAAAAGAGGCCGCAAAGGAACTCGCCAAACACAACATTGGTGTTCTTTCTGCCACGACCGCTTTTGGTAAAACGGTGGTTGCCGCTTGGATGATTGTTTCTCGAAAGACCAACACCCTGATTCTTGTCCATCGTAAGCAACTGATGGATCAATGGAGGGAACGATTATCCATGTTTCTGGGCCTCCCTCCCAAGTCAATCGGGGTGATTGGAGGAGGGAGATCCAAGGCAACAGGGATTGTTGATATTGCGACGATTCAGACCCTTCATCGAGAAGGTGAGGTCAAACCAGTGGTGGCTGATTATGGCCATCTGATTGTTGACGAATGTCATCACGTTTCCGCTTTCAGCGTCGAGCAAGTTTTGAAAAACGCAAAGGCAAAATATGTTCTGGGGCTTACGGCGACACCAATTCGCAAAGATGGTCATCACCCCATCATTACGATGCAATGCGGTCCGATCCGTTACAAAGTAACCGCTAAACAACAGAGGGAGCTAACCGCTTTTGAACACGTTGTGACCCCTCGCTATACCCCGTTTCAATTGCCGACAACCGATCAACAATTGAGTATTCAGGAAATTTATTCAGCATTGATTCAGAATGAACAACGGAACGACCTGATCTTTGACGATCTTATGAAGGCCCTTGAAGCTGGGCGTTCCCCGCTGATTCTCACGGAACGGACAGAACATCTGGAGGAGATCGAGCGAAGGCTTAAAGGGTTTGTTAAAAATGTTTTTGTCCTTCGTGGTGGAATGGGGAGAAAACAACGTGAGTTGCTGATGACTGAAATGGCAAAACTGCCTGATACGGAAGAGCGGGTCATCCTCTCCACGGGCCGATATATTGGGGAGGGGTTTGATGATAGCCGCCTCGATACCCTTTTCTTGGTCATCCCGATTTCATGGAAAGGGACCTTGCAACAATATGTCGGCCGTCTCCATCGGTCCCATGAGGGGAAGAACGTTGTACAAGTCTATGATTATGTCGATCAGGATGTACCGATGCTCCGCAGAATGTTCCTTCGCCGTGTTCGCGGATACAGGGCGATCGGCTATTCTCTACAAGAGGATCAACCAACGCAGAAAGAGGAGGAACCAGTTCGATACGTTGTTGGGGATGAAGCGGCGTATTAA
- a CDS encoding exonuclease codes for MGVKKPEIYVSTDVEADGPIPGMNSMLSFGSAAYLADKKPIGTFTANLETLTGATTDPKTMEWWKGQPEAWKACRSNLQPPEKAMQDYLVWLKGLPGIPVFVGYPAAYDFLFVYWYLIRFTGESPFSHSALDIKTLAMVLLKTGYRQATKKNMPKKWFDPLPHSHRALDDAIEQGALFCNMLAELQKLT; via the coding sequence ATGGGTGTGAAGAAACCTGAAATCTACGTCAGCACAGATGTGGAAGCCGATGGGCCGATTCCGGGAATGAACTCTATGTTGAGTTTTGGGTCGGCGGCTTATCTGGCAGACAAGAAACCGATCGGCACCTTTACCGCCAATCTGGAAACTCTGACGGGTGCGACCACTGATCCCAAAACGATGGAATGGTGGAAAGGGCAACCGGAGGCATGGAAGGCGTGTCGATCCAACTTACAGCCTCCGGAAAAGGCGATGCAGGATTATCTCGTTTGGTTAAAGGGCTTGCCCGGTATCCCGGTCTTTGTCGGCTATCCGGCGGCGTATGATTTCCTGTTCGTCTATTGGTATCTCATTCGATTCACGGGCGAGAGTCCATTTTCTCATTCGGCACTCGACATCAAAACGTTGGCGATGGTTTTACTGAAAACGGGCTATCGTCAAGCCACGAAGAAAAATATGCCAAAGAAATGGTTTGACCCGCTCCCTCATTCACACCGAGCGTTGGATGATGCCATCGAGCAGGGAGCGCTGTTTTGTAATATGTTGGCGGAGTTGCAAAAACTGACTTGA
- a CDS encoding nucleotidyl transferase AbiEii/AbiGii toxin family protein, which produces MTKEIKNIAASVKARLLNYAKKEGIAFNRILVYYFQERFLYRVSISEYKNKLILKGGALLLTLDINKGRPTKDIDFLAQYENLDHATAEKIIREIVAILIDDGVVFDPASVKCSNIREDGTINALRLRFNATLGSARGAMQIDIGYKDSVIPDPILFQYPTLLDFPAPQLKAYCWETVIAEKFEAMTKLHFLNSRLKDFYDILYLARKQPFEGKQIQEAIAGTFKKRNLSLDETPVVFTDKFMNDEIKKIQWKAFLRKTNLVAEDNFATVAALLKEFLAPVVTMIAGDKPFTKVWDHQKFQWV; this is translated from the coding sequence ATGACAAAAGAGATCAAAAACATTGCGGCCTCGGTCAAGGCAAGGCTTCTCAACTACGCCAAAAAAGAGGGGATCGCGTTTAATCGTATCCTCGTCTATTATTTTCAGGAGCGATTTTTGTATCGCGTCTCGATTTCGGAATACAAAAACAAACTGATCCTCAAAGGGGGTGCGCTTCTCCTCACTTTGGATATCAACAAGGGGCGCCCCACGAAGGATATCGACTTCCTCGCCCAATACGAAAACCTCGATCATGCTACCGCAGAGAAGATCATTCGTGAGATCGTCGCCATTCTCATAGATGACGGTGTCGTTTTCGATCCTGCTTCCGTAAAGTGTTCCAACATCCGTGAGGACGGGACAATCAACGCCCTTCGACTTCGTTTTAATGCCACCTTGGGGTCAGCCAGGGGAGCGATGCAGATTGATATTGGTTACAAAGATTCCGTGATTCCTGATCCCATTCTGTTCCAGTACCCAACCTTGCTTGACTTTCCTGCACCGCAACTCAAAGCGTATTGTTGGGAAACCGTAATAGCGGAGAAATTCGAGGCGATGACCAAACTCCATTTTCTCAACAGCCGCCTTAAGGATTTTTACGACATCCTTTATTTGGCGAGAAAGCAACCATTTGAGGGGAAGCAGATTCAAGAGGCGATCGCAGGGACTTTCAAGAAGCGCAATTTGTCACTTGATGAGACACCCGTCGTGTTCACCGACAAATTTATGAATGATGAAATCAAAAAGATCCAGTGGAAGGCATTCTTGAGAAAGACCAACCTTGTTGCCGAGGACAACTTTGCTACAGTGGCGGCGTTACTCAAGGAGTTTCTGGCTCCCGTTGTCACGATGATCGCGGGGGACAAACCATTCACCAAGGTATGGGACCATCAAAAATTCCAATGGGTGTGA
- a CDS encoding type IV toxin-antitoxin system AbiEi family antitoxin domain-containing protein, with protein MKDTEIIQFMKEHRGYARTTDLLKEGISFRDLKKLLEQERIEQVKNGLYRLRDEDRTPLRDFVDVCQAIPKAVVCLYSALSHYELTTFMPTEIMVAIPQGYHANKIAYPPIRAFHFSKKQYEVGIETVKTKEGIYRIYSPEKSVSDAFRFRRKLGDDTAKEALFTYLEKNDKDLKKLLDCAEVCRMGKVMKPYIEARIG; from the coding sequence ATGAAAGATACTGAAATCATTCAGTTTATGAAAGAACATCGTGGTTATGCCAGAACGACGGACCTGCTCAAAGAGGGAATTTCTTTCAGGGATCTCAAAAAACTGCTTGAACAGGAGCGGATTGAACAGGTCAAGAATGGGCTTTATCGTCTGAGAGATGAGGATCGGACGCCACTCCGGGATTTTGTCGATGTCTGCCAGGCGATCCCCAAGGCGGTTGTCTGTCTTTACTCTGCCCTATCACACTATGAACTCACCACGTTCATGCCGACGGAGATCATGGTTGCCATTCCCCAAGGGTATCATGCCAACAAGATCGCCTATCCCCCCATCCGTGCGTTTCATTTTTCAAAGAAGCAATACGAGGTGGGTATTGAAACCGTCAAAACGAAGGAAGGGATCTATCGAATCTATTCTCCTGAAAAATCGGTGTCTGACGCCTTTCGATTCAGGAGGAAACTCGGTGACGACACAGCCAAAGAGGCGCTGTTCACCTATCTGGAAAAGAACGATAAGGATCTCAAAAAACTGCTCGATTGTGCAGAGGTTTGCCGCATGGGTAAGGTGATGAAACCATACATCGAGGCGCGGATCGGATGA